A genome region from Meriones unguiculatus strain TT.TT164.6M chromosome 2, Bangor_MerUng_6.1, whole genome shotgun sequence includes the following:
- the Ppargc1b gene encoding peroxisome proliferator-activated receptor gamma coactivator 1-beta isoform X2, giving the protein MAGNDCGALLDEELSSFFLNYLSDTQGGDSGEEQLCADLPELDLSQLDASDFDSATCFGEPQWCQETAETEPSEYSPDDSEFFQIDSENEALLAALTKTLDDIPEDDAGLAAFPELDEGDTASCPLASPAPLSAPPSPSLERLLSPVSEVDELSLLQKLLLATSSPTASSDALKEGATWSQANLRSRSQRPCVKVDGNQEKKTPMLRSQSRPCTELHKHLTSVLPCPRVKACSPTPHPSPQLLSKEDEEVGEDCPSPWPAPASPQDSLGQDRVSPSTVQAPQEDVRAMVQLIRYMHTYCLPQRKLPQQAPNLAPKPCSSPSRQAPPRSRHPPKALWTEFSILRELLAQDVPCDVSKPYRLATPVYASLTPQSRPRPPGDSQASPAHSAMAEEVRITVSPKSAGPRPSLRPLRLEVKRDISQPARQKQEEEEEEEEEEEEEEKEEEEEEEWGRKRPGRGLPWTKLGRKPDSSVCPVRRSRRLNPELGPWLTFTDEPLGALSSMCLATETHDLEEELGSPTDSSQNQQLPQGSQIPALESPCESGCGDTDEDPSCPRPPSRDSPRCLMLALSQSHPLGKKSFEESLTVELCGTAGLTPPTTPPYKPMEEDPFKPDSKHSPGQDTAPSLSPEGLQLTATQGTSHKLPKRHPERSELLSHLQHATAQPVSQAGQKRPFSCSFGDHDYCQVLRPKAALQRKVLRSWEPIGVHLEDWPQQGATPPTETKAPRREADQGCDPIPKDSMQLRDHEIRASLTKHFGLLETALEDEDLASCKSPEYDTVFEDSSSSSGESSFLLEEEEEDGAEEEDEGEDSGVSPPCSDHCPYQSPPSKASRQLCSRSRSSSGSSSCSSWSPATRKNVRREGRGPCSDGTPSARHARKRREKAIGEGRTVYIRNLPSDMSSRELKKRFEVFGEIVECQVLTRSKRGEKHGFITFQCSEHAALSVRNGATLRKRNEPSFHLSYGGLRHFRWPRYTDYDPTSEEVLPSSGKSKYEAMDFDSLLKEAQQSLH; this is encoded by the exons GGTGGGGACTCCGGGGAGGAACAGCTGTGTGCTGACTTGCCGGAGCTCGACCTCTCCCAGCTGGATGCCAGCGACTTTGACTCGGCCACGTGCTTTGGGGAGCCGCAGTGGTGCCAGGAGACCGCCGAGACTGAGCCCAGCGAGTACAGTCCTGATGACTCCGAGTTCTTCCAG ATTGACAGTGAGAATGAAGCTCTCTTGGCTGCTCTCACTAAGACCCTGGATGACATCCCTGAAGATGATGCGGGGCTGGCTGCCTTCCCGGAACTGGATGAAGGAGACACAGCATCCTGCCCCCTAGCTTCACCTGCCCCCTTATCTGCGccccccagcccctccctggaGAGGCTTCTGTCCCCAGTGTCTGAAGTGGATGAGCTTTCACTG CTGCAGAAGCTCCTCCTGGCCACATCCTCCCCAACAGCAAGCTCTGACGCTCTGAAGGAGGGGGCCACCTGGTCCCAGGCCAACCTCAGGTCCAGAAGTCAGCGGCCTTGTGTCAAG GTGGATGGCAACCAGGAAAAGAAGACTCCCATGCTGCGGTCTCAGAGCCGGCCTTGTACAGAACTGCATAAGCACCTCACCTCCGTGCTGCCCTGCCCCAGAGTGAAAGCCTGCTCTCCAACCCCCCACCCAAGTCCTCAGCTCCTCTCCAAGGAGGacgaggaggtgggggaggactGCCCAAGTCCCTGGCCAGCTCCAGCCTCTCCCCAAGACTCCCTAGGACAGGACAGGGTCAGCCCCAGCACTGTCCAGGCTCCCCAGGAGGATGTGAGGGCCATGGTACAGCTTATTCGTTACATGCACACCTATTGTCTGCCCCAGAGGAAGCTGCCCCAACAGGCACCAAATCTGGCCCCCAAGCCCTGCAGCAGCCCCTCCAGGCAGGCCCCACCCCGATCCCGGCATCCCCCCAAAGCCTTGTGGACTGAGTTCTCCATCCTAAGGGAACTTCTTGCTCAAGATGTCCCCTGTGATGTCAGCAAGCCCTACCGCCTGGCCACACCTGTCTATGCTTCCCTCACACCCCAGTCCAGGCCCAGGCCCCCCGGAGACAGTCAGGCCTCCCCTGCTCACTCTGCCATGGCAGAGGAGGTGAGGATCACAGTTTCCCCTAAGAGCGCTGGACCTAGACCTAGCCTGCGCCCTCTGAGGCTAGAGGTCAAGCGGGATATCAGCCAGCCTGCCaggcaaaagcaggaggaagaggaggaggaagaggaagaagaggaggaagaagaaaaagaggaggaggaggaagaagaatgggGCAGGAAGAGACCAGGCCGTGGCCTGCCATGGACCAAACTAGGGAGGAAGCCAGACAGCTCTGTGTGCCCCGTGCGGCGTTCCAGGAGACTGAATCCAGAGCTGGGCCCTTGGCTGACATTCACTGATGAGCCCCTAGGTGCTCTGTCTTCGATGTGCCTGGCTACAGAGACCCACGACCTGGAGGAGGAACTGGGCAGTCCCACGGACAGCAGTCAAAACCAGCAGCTCCCCCAGGGATCCCAGATCCCAGCCCTGGAAAGCCCCTGTGAGAGTGGGTGTGGGGACACAGATGAGGACCCAAGCTGCCCACGGCCTCCTTCCAGAG ACTCCCCCAGGTGCCTCATGCTGGCCTTGTCACAAAG TCACCCTCTTGGCAAGAAGAGCTTTGAGGAGTCCTTGACGGTGGAGCTTTGTGGCACGGCAG GACTCACCCCACCCACCACACCTCCATATAAGCCCATGGAGGAGGACCCCTTCAAGCCGGATTCCAAGCACAGCCCAGGCCAAGACACAGCTCCCAGCCTCTCCCCTGAGGGCCTTCAGCTCACAGCCACCCAAGGGACCTCCCACAAGCTGCCCAAAAGGCACCCAGAGCGAAGCGAGCTCCTGTCCCACCTGCAGCATGCCACAGCCCAGCCAGTCTCCCAGGCTGGCCAGAAGCGCCCCTTCTCCTGCTCCTTTGGAGATCATGACTACTGCCAGGTGCTCAGGCCAAAGGCTGCCCTGCAGAGGAAGGTGCTTCGGTCCTGGGAGCCAATTGGGGTTCACCttgaggactggccccagcaggGTGCCACTCCACCAACTGAAACAAAGGCCCCTAGGAGGGAGGCGGACCAGGGCTGTGACCCTATCCCTAAGGACAGCATGCAGCTGAGAGACCATGAGATCCGTGCCAGCCTCACAAAGCACTTTGGGCTGCTGGAGACTGCCCTGGAAGATGAGGACCTGGCTTCGTGTAAAAGCCCGGAGTACGACACTGTATTTgaggacagcagcagcagtagtggtGAGAGCAGCTTCCtgctagaggaggaagaggaggacggagcggaggaggaggatgaaggagAGGACTCAGGGGTCAGCCCTCCCTGCTCTGACCACTGCCCCTACCAGAGCCCACCCAGTAAGGCCAGTCGGCAGCTCTGTTCCCGCAGCCGCTCCAGTTCTGGCTCCTCGTCCTGCAGCTCCTGGTCACCAGCCACCCGGAAGAACGTCAG GCGTGAGGGCAGAGGGCCCTGTTCAGATGGAACCCCAAGCGCCCGGCATGCCAGGAAGCGACGGGAAAAAGCCATC GGTGAAGGCCGTACGGTATACATTCGAAATCTCCCCAGTGACATGAGCTCCCGGGAACTGAAGAAGCGCTTCGAGGTCTTTGGCGAGATAGTAGAGTGCCAGGTGCTGACAAGAAGTAAGAG AGGCGAGAAGCACGGCTTCATCACCTTCCAGTGTTCAGAGCACGCTGCCTTGTCTGTGAGGAATGGCGCCACCCTGAGGAAGCGGAATGAGCCCTCCTTCCACCTGAGCTACGGAGGGCTCCGGCACTTCCGCTGGCCCAGATACACTGACTATG ATCCCACATCCGAAGAGGTCCTTCCCTCATCTGGGAAAAGCAAGTACGAAGCCATGGATTTTGACAGCTTACTGAAAGAGGCCCAGCAGAGCCTGCATTGA
- the Ppargc1b gene encoding peroxisome proliferator-activated receptor gamma coactivator 1-beta isoform X1: MAGNDCGALLDEELSSFFLNYLSDTQGGDSGEEQLCADLPELDLSQLDASDFDSATCFGEPQWCQETAETEPSEYSPDDSEFFQIDSENEALLAALTKTLDDIPEDDAGLAAFPELDEGDTASCPLASPAPLSAPPSPSLERLLSPVSEVDELSLLQKLLLATSSPTASSDALKEGATWSQANLRSRSQRPCVKVDGNQEKKTPMLRSQSRPCTELHKHLTSVLPCPRVKACSPTPHPSPQLLSKEDEEVGEDCPSPWPAPASPQDSLGQDRVSPSTVQAPQEDVRAMVQLIRYMHTYCLPQRKLPQQAPNLAPKPCSSPSRQAPPRSRHPPKALWTEFSILRELLAQDVPCDVSKPYRLATPVYASLTPQSRPRPPGDSQASPAHSAMAEEVRITVSPKSAGPRPSLRPLRLEVKRDISQPARQKQEEEEEEEEEEEEEEKEEEEEEEWGRKRPGRGLPWTKLGRKPDSSVCPVRRSRRLNPELGPWLTFTDEPLGALSSMCLATETHDLEEELGSPTDSSQNQQLPQGSQIPALESPCESGCGDTDEDPSCPRPPSRDSPRCLMLALSQSHPLGKKSFEESLTVELCGTAGLTPPTTPPYKPMEEDPFKPDSKHSPGQDTAPSLSPEGLQLTATQGTSHKLPKRHPERSELLSHLQHATAQPVSQAGQKRPFSCSFGDHDYCQVLRPKAALQRKVLRSWEPIGVHLEDWPQQGATPPTETKAPRREADQGCDPIPKDSMQLRDHEIRASLTKHFGLLETALEDEDLASCKSPEYDTVFEDSSSSSGESSFLLEEEEEDGAEEEDEGEDSGVSPPCSDHCPYQSPPSKASRQLCSRSRSSSGSSSCSSWSPATRKNVRREGRGPCSDGTPSARHARKRREKAIQGEGRTVYIRNLPSDMSSRELKKRFEVFGEIVECQVLTRSKRGEKHGFITFQCSEHAALSVRNGATLRKRNEPSFHLSYGGLRHFRWPRYTDYDPTSEEVLPSSGKSKYEAMDFDSLLKEAQQSLH, encoded by the exons GGTGGGGACTCCGGGGAGGAACAGCTGTGTGCTGACTTGCCGGAGCTCGACCTCTCCCAGCTGGATGCCAGCGACTTTGACTCGGCCACGTGCTTTGGGGAGCCGCAGTGGTGCCAGGAGACCGCCGAGACTGAGCCCAGCGAGTACAGTCCTGATGACTCCGAGTTCTTCCAG ATTGACAGTGAGAATGAAGCTCTCTTGGCTGCTCTCACTAAGACCCTGGATGACATCCCTGAAGATGATGCGGGGCTGGCTGCCTTCCCGGAACTGGATGAAGGAGACACAGCATCCTGCCCCCTAGCTTCACCTGCCCCCTTATCTGCGccccccagcccctccctggaGAGGCTTCTGTCCCCAGTGTCTGAAGTGGATGAGCTTTCACTG CTGCAGAAGCTCCTCCTGGCCACATCCTCCCCAACAGCAAGCTCTGACGCTCTGAAGGAGGGGGCCACCTGGTCCCAGGCCAACCTCAGGTCCAGAAGTCAGCGGCCTTGTGTCAAG GTGGATGGCAACCAGGAAAAGAAGACTCCCATGCTGCGGTCTCAGAGCCGGCCTTGTACAGAACTGCATAAGCACCTCACCTCCGTGCTGCCCTGCCCCAGAGTGAAAGCCTGCTCTCCAACCCCCCACCCAAGTCCTCAGCTCCTCTCCAAGGAGGacgaggaggtgggggaggactGCCCAAGTCCCTGGCCAGCTCCAGCCTCTCCCCAAGACTCCCTAGGACAGGACAGGGTCAGCCCCAGCACTGTCCAGGCTCCCCAGGAGGATGTGAGGGCCATGGTACAGCTTATTCGTTACATGCACACCTATTGTCTGCCCCAGAGGAAGCTGCCCCAACAGGCACCAAATCTGGCCCCCAAGCCCTGCAGCAGCCCCTCCAGGCAGGCCCCACCCCGATCCCGGCATCCCCCCAAAGCCTTGTGGACTGAGTTCTCCATCCTAAGGGAACTTCTTGCTCAAGATGTCCCCTGTGATGTCAGCAAGCCCTACCGCCTGGCCACACCTGTCTATGCTTCCCTCACACCCCAGTCCAGGCCCAGGCCCCCCGGAGACAGTCAGGCCTCCCCTGCTCACTCTGCCATGGCAGAGGAGGTGAGGATCACAGTTTCCCCTAAGAGCGCTGGACCTAGACCTAGCCTGCGCCCTCTGAGGCTAGAGGTCAAGCGGGATATCAGCCAGCCTGCCaggcaaaagcaggaggaagaggaggaggaagaggaagaagaggaggaagaagaaaaagaggaggaggaggaagaagaatgggGCAGGAAGAGACCAGGCCGTGGCCTGCCATGGACCAAACTAGGGAGGAAGCCAGACAGCTCTGTGTGCCCCGTGCGGCGTTCCAGGAGACTGAATCCAGAGCTGGGCCCTTGGCTGACATTCACTGATGAGCCCCTAGGTGCTCTGTCTTCGATGTGCCTGGCTACAGAGACCCACGACCTGGAGGAGGAACTGGGCAGTCCCACGGACAGCAGTCAAAACCAGCAGCTCCCCCAGGGATCCCAGATCCCAGCCCTGGAAAGCCCCTGTGAGAGTGGGTGTGGGGACACAGATGAGGACCCAAGCTGCCCACGGCCTCCTTCCAGAG ACTCCCCCAGGTGCCTCATGCTGGCCTTGTCACAAAG TCACCCTCTTGGCAAGAAGAGCTTTGAGGAGTCCTTGACGGTGGAGCTTTGTGGCACGGCAG GACTCACCCCACCCACCACACCTCCATATAAGCCCATGGAGGAGGACCCCTTCAAGCCGGATTCCAAGCACAGCCCAGGCCAAGACACAGCTCCCAGCCTCTCCCCTGAGGGCCTTCAGCTCACAGCCACCCAAGGGACCTCCCACAAGCTGCCCAAAAGGCACCCAGAGCGAAGCGAGCTCCTGTCCCACCTGCAGCATGCCACAGCCCAGCCAGTCTCCCAGGCTGGCCAGAAGCGCCCCTTCTCCTGCTCCTTTGGAGATCATGACTACTGCCAGGTGCTCAGGCCAAAGGCTGCCCTGCAGAGGAAGGTGCTTCGGTCCTGGGAGCCAATTGGGGTTCACCttgaggactggccccagcaggGTGCCACTCCACCAACTGAAACAAAGGCCCCTAGGAGGGAGGCGGACCAGGGCTGTGACCCTATCCCTAAGGACAGCATGCAGCTGAGAGACCATGAGATCCGTGCCAGCCTCACAAAGCACTTTGGGCTGCTGGAGACTGCCCTGGAAGATGAGGACCTGGCTTCGTGTAAAAGCCCGGAGTACGACACTGTATTTgaggacagcagcagcagtagtggtGAGAGCAGCTTCCtgctagaggaggaagaggaggacggagcggaggaggaggatgaaggagAGGACTCAGGGGTCAGCCCTCCCTGCTCTGACCACTGCCCCTACCAGAGCCCACCCAGTAAGGCCAGTCGGCAGCTCTGTTCCCGCAGCCGCTCCAGTTCTGGCTCCTCGTCCTGCAGCTCCTGGTCACCAGCCACCCGGAAGAACGTCAG GCGTGAGGGCAGAGGGCCCTGTTCAGATGGAACCCCAAGCGCCCGGCATGCCAGGAAGCGACGGGAAAAAGCCATC CAGGGTGAAGGCCGTACGGTATACATTCGAAATCTCCCCAGTGACATGAGCTCCCGGGAACTGAAGAAGCGCTTCGAGGTCTTTGGCGAGATAGTAGAGTGCCAGGTGCTGACAAGAAGTAAGAG AGGCGAGAAGCACGGCTTCATCACCTTCCAGTGTTCAGAGCACGCTGCCTTGTCTGTGAGGAATGGCGCCACCCTGAGGAAGCGGAATGAGCCCTCCTTCCACCTGAGCTACGGAGGGCTCCGGCACTTCCGCTGGCCCAGATACACTGACTATG ATCCCACATCCGAAGAGGTCCTTCCCTCATCTGGGAAAAGCAAGTACGAAGCCATGGATTTTGACAGCTTACTGAAAGAGGCCCAGCAGAGCCTGCATTGA